From the Flavobacterium gyeonganense genome, the window TAAAAGACAGTTTCTGATTAACATTAAAATCTTTTTTTATGCAAAAAAATATCATGCTTTTTATGATGATTTTGCTTTCCGTTTCTGTGTTTTCACAGGAAGATTTAGAGGAAGTAAAAGTTACCAAAAAGCAAAAATCACTTAAAAAATCCTATACGGTTACTGCTAATACAACCGTGATCACGAGCAAGGAATTGCTTAAAGCAGCCTGCTGCAATCTGGCAGAAAGTTTTGAAACGAACCCATCAATCGATGTGAATTTTTCTGATGCCTTAACGGGAACCAAACAAATAAAAATGCTGGGTTTAACGAGTCCGTATTTAATGATTACTGAAGAAAATATACCTTCGGTTCGTGGTGCTTCCCAGGCTTATGGATTGTCTTTTACACCGGGAACCTGGATTGAAAGCGTCCAGATTACGAAAGGTGCCGGAAGTGTAATTAACGGATACGAAAGTATTTCGGGACAAATCAATACGGAACTTTTAAAGCCTTTAAGTGACATTCCGTTTTTTCTGAATGCTTATGGCTCTACTGATGCCCGTTTTGAATTGAATACCCATTTCAATAAAAAATTATCTGACAAATGGGCGACAAGTTTATTTCTGCACGGAAATACGCGTGTAGCAAAAAATGACATGAACGATGACGGATTCTTAGATAATCCGCTAGGCAAACAAATCAATCTTTTGAACCGTTATCAATATTATAATCCTGAAAGCGGTTTGGTGAGTTTTATCAATTTCAGGTATATGAATGATAAAAAACAAACGGGTGAAGTAGATTTTGATAAAGATACCGATCGTGGAACAACGAATCACTGGGGTTCAGAAATCAATACAGAACGTTTTGATGTATCTACAAAAATTGGTTACGTTTTTAAAGATATGCCATATCAGAGCATTGGTTTTCAAAACGCTTTTAACAGTCATAAACAAGATTCATATTTTGGTTTAAATCAATACGATATTAAACAGAATAGTTTTTATTCGAATTTGATTTTTAATTCCATAATAAGCAACACAATGAATAAGTTTACAGCTGGTTTGAATTTTGCCTATGATCAATATCAGGAATTTGTAAATGCAATTGATTATAGCCGAATTGATAATTCTGTTGGTGCTTTTTTTGAATACACTTATGATAATACGGATAATTTTAGTTTGATTTTGGGCGGAAGGGTCGATAATCATAACCGTTTAGGGTTTTTCGTAACGCCTCGTCTTCATATGCGATACAATCCATGGAAAGACGGAGTTGTTCGTTTTTCAGCAGGAAGAGGAAAACGATCTGCCAATATTTTTGCAGAGAATCAACAGCTTTTTGCAAGTTCAAGAACTTTTTCAATCTTAGATAATAGTGGAAAAATTTATGGTTTAAATCCTGAAATTGCATGGAATTATGGTGTGAGTTTTTCTCAGAAATTCAAACTTTTCAATAAAAATGCCGAAGCAGGTTTTGATATTTACAGAACAGATTTCCAAAATCAGGCCGTTGTCGATTTGATGCAAAGCCCACAAGAGGTTTTGTTTTATAATTTAAAAGGAAACTCATTCGCAAATAGTTTACAACTAGAGTTCAATTATGAGTTAATCCATAACCTGAATTTAAGAACAGCCTACAAATACTATGATATTCAAACCGATTATTTGAGAGGAACTTTCCAGAGACCATTGCAGGCCAAACATCGTTTTTTAGGAAATCTTGAATATGAAACCCAATTAAATGATCACAAACAATGGAAATTTGATTACACCTTTAGCTGGTCTGGAAAACAACAGTTACCATATACGGCATCAAATCCTGAAGCTGACCGATTTTCAGAATTTTCACCTTCTTATGCTGTCATGAATGTTCAGGTTACCAGAGTTTTTTCTCCAGTTTTTGAAGTATATGCAGGAGGGGAGAATATTGGAAATTACAAGCAGCAAAAAGCAATTTTAGGTGCAGAAGATCCGTTTGGTGCGAACTTTGATGCTTCAATTGCATACGCGCCAATTTTTGGACAAATGTATTATGCAGGATTACGATTTAAAATAAAATAAAGGCAATTATCAATTGCAAAAAACAAATTCAATAACAATAAATAATAAAAAGATGAACAAGATAATTTTAATAGCATTAATAACTTTTTTAGGATTTTCGGCTCAGGCACAAACTAAAAAAAATAAGAATTTAAAATACACTACAGAGGTAAATGGCAATTGCGAACAATGTAAAAAACGTATCGAAAAAGCGGCTTTTAGTGTTCCAGGTGTAAAAACTGCTAATTGGGATATTAGTTCACACCAGCTAACAGTAATTTTAAATGAAGAAAAATCATCAACAGCTGATTTGAATAAAGCTGTTGCTAAGGTTGGTCATGATACCAAAGAAGTAAAAGCAACTCAGGCAGATTATGATAATCTGCATTCTTGCTGTAAGTATGAAAGAGAATAATTATGAGCCCGGGTTTTTAAAAAAGCCCGGGCTTTTTTAATAGTTAATTTATCTTTAAAATACCGTATTTTATTGTGGTTAAATTA encodes:
- a CDS encoding heavy-metal-associated domain-containing protein, which translates into the protein MNKIILIALITFLGFSAQAQTKKNKNLKYTTEVNGNCEQCKKRIEKAAFSVPGVKTANWDISSHQLTVILNEEKSSTADLNKAVAKVGHDTKEVKATQADYDNLHSCCKYERE
- a CDS encoding TonB-dependent receptor plug domain-containing protein; protein product: MQKNIMLFMMILLSVSVFSQEDLEEVKVTKKQKSLKKSYTVTANTTVITSKELLKAACCNLAESFETNPSIDVNFSDALTGTKQIKMLGLTSPYLMITEENIPSVRGASQAYGLSFTPGTWIESVQITKGAGSVINGYESISGQINTELLKPLSDIPFFLNAYGSTDARFELNTHFNKKLSDKWATSLFLHGNTRVAKNDMNDDGFLDNPLGKQINLLNRYQYYNPESGLVSFINFRYMNDKKQTGEVDFDKDTDRGTTNHWGSEINTERFDVSTKIGYVFKDMPYQSIGFQNAFNSHKQDSYFGLNQYDIKQNSFYSNLIFNSIISNTMNKFTAGLNFAYDQYQEFVNAIDYSRIDNSVGAFFEYTYDNTDNFSLILGGRVDNHNRLGFFVTPRLHMRYNPWKDGVVRFSAGRGKRSANIFAENQQLFASSRTFSILDNSGKIYGLNPEIAWNYGVSFSQKFKLFNKNAEAGFDIYRTDFQNQAVVDLMQSPQEVLFYNLKGNSFANSLQLEFNYELIHNLNLRTAYKYYDIQTDYLRGTFQRPLQAKHRFLGNLEYETQLNDHKQWKFDYTFSWSGKQQLPYTASNPEADRFSEFSPSYAVMNVQVTRVFSPVFEVYAGGENIGNYKQQKAILGAEDPFGANFDASIAYAPIFGQMYYAGLRFKIK